The proteins below come from a single Gimesia alba genomic window:
- a CDS encoding cation:dicarboxylate symporter family transporter: MEKAAQAHFKPGLTTWILTSLVLGIVCGLFFGDLCAPLKAVGDIFIGLLQMTVLPYITLSLILNLGRISIKQTRNMAFTVIVLLLILWCIGLFSVALMSLSFPFWQKGAFFSTSIIEGPKTESLYDLFVPANPFFSLANNAVPAVVLFSIGVGIALSSIPRREHLLDPLSVAVSALMRLNRFVVHLSPFGVFAIVAYAVGTLPFEKFGLLQAYLITYSVATIMITVGILPMLLSICTPVRYWDAVRVSQPAVIAAFVLSSTFAVLPLIVEAARELLDRYDLEKDETGGSPDVLVPLVFPFPDLGRIVGLIFIPFSAWFYGTSLMPEQYPKFLSLGMAGSFAKPAVTIPWLLDLMHIPHDIFQLYLAVGVYTTRLGDALRTVYLFSFAVLTAASLSGTLKVQWKRFFTYTFLSLCLAGILITGIHTVLEFTFKDLYQSKAMIADRQLLFPGVSETILKESTPNPDPIQENETRIDRIRRRGSIRLGFDAKRLPFSYFNDQGELVGFDIDMAHRLALDLGVDIEFVPFTPQTLIKQLNEDHFDLAMSGLEGTIERATAFPVADSYMDVTLAIVLPDYRKVDFLEFEVLRHSPQLKIAVVANSFFDEKAHEFFPNASFVSINSEEDFFQKKAEGADIMVTSAEAGAAWTLLYPEFSVINPFKKNVRVPMYYLGAHDIEFEEFMEVWLELKKKEGVFDTLYNYWILGKDDAVSQPRWSIIRNVLHWVD, from the coding sequence ATGGAAAAAGCAGCTCAGGCACATTTCAAACCCGGATTAACCACATGGATTCTAACGAGTCTGGTGTTGGGGATCGTCTGTGGTTTGTTTTTTGGTGATCTGTGCGCCCCGCTCAAAGCGGTTGGCGATATCTTTATCGGTCTGTTGCAGATGACCGTGCTTCCGTATATCACTCTCTCCCTGATTCTGAATCTGGGGCGGATCTCAATCAAACAGACACGCAATATGGCGTTCACGGTCATTGTATTGCTTTTGATTTTGTGGTGTATCGGCCTGTTCTCCGTCGCTCTGATGTCTCTCTCGTTTCCGTTCTGGCAAAAGGGGGCGTTCTTCAGTACCAGTATTATCGAAGGACCGAAGACAGAGAGCCTCTACGACCTATTCGTCCCCGCCAATCCCTTTTTCTCGCTCGCCAATAATGCGGTCCCTGCCGTAGTTTTGTTCTCAATCGGTGTGGGGATCGCTTTAAGCAGTATCCCCAGACGGGAACATCTGCTCGATCCCCTCTCCGTTGCTGTCAGCGCGTTGATGAGGCTGAACCGCTTTGTTGTGCATCTCTCGCCGTTTGGCGTATTCGCGATTGTCGCGTATGCCGTTGGCACATTGCCCTTTGAAAAATTCGGTTTGCTACAGGCCTATCTCATTACCTATTCTGTTGCGACCATCATGATCACAGTGGGTATCTTGCCGATGCTGCTTTCGATCTGCACTCCCGTCCGCTACTGGGATGCAGTACGCGTTTCACAGCCGGCAGTGATCGCGGCGTTCGTGCTCAGCAGTACGTTTGCAGTGCTGCCCCTGATTGTGGAAGCAGCGCGAGAATTATTAGACCGCTATGATCTGGAAAAAGACGAAACCGGCGGCTCGCCCGATGTGCTGGTGCCCCTCGTCTTTCCCTTTCCCGATCTGGGCCGGATTGTCGGCCTGATTTTTATTCCATTCTCCGCCTGGTTCTATGGCACCAGCTTAATGCCCGAGCAATATCCCAAGTTTCTCTCGCTGGGTATGGCCGGTTCGTTCGCTAAGCCTGCTGTCACGATTCCCTGGCTGCTCGACCTGATGCATATTCCGCACGATATTTTTCAACTTTATCTGGCGGTCGGCGTCTATACCACCCGACTGGGAGATGCCCTGCGGACGGTCTACCTGTTTTCGTTTGCGGTACTCACTGCTGCTTCCCTTTCGGGAACACTCAAAGTGCAGTGGAAACGGTTTTTCACATACACGTTTCTTTCACTCTGTCTGGCCGGGATCTTGATTACCGGCATTCATACTGTTCTGGAATTTACCTTCAAGGACCTCTATCAGTCCAAAGCGATGATCGCCGATCGGCAGTTACTGTTCCCTGGAGTCTCTGAGACCATCCTGAAGGAATCGACACCCAACCCCGATCCTATCCAGGAGAATGAAACTCGCATTGATCGTATCCGCAGACGCGGGTCAATCCGCCTTGGTTTTGACGCCAAACGCTTGCCTTTTTCTTACTTCAATGATCAGGGAGAATTAGTCGGCTTTGATATCGATATGGCCCATCGCCTGGCTCTGGATCTGGGCGTGGACATCGAATTTGTTCCGTTCACACCCCAGACCCTGATCAAGCAATTGAACGAGGATCACTTCGATCTGGCTATGTCAGGGTTGGAAGGCACCATCGAACGGGCGACCGCGTTCCCGGTTGCTGATTCGTATATGGATGTCACATTGGCCATTGTCCTGCCTGACTACCGCAAGGTCGACTTTCTGGAATTCGAAGTCTTACGGCATTCACCCCAGCTGAAAATTGCCGTCGTCGCCAATAGCTTTTTTGACGAAAAGGCCCACGAATTCTTTCCCAACGCAAGCTTTGTTTCCATCAATTCCGAAGAGGACTTCTTCCAGAAAAAAGCAGAGGGGGCCGATATTATGGTCACCAGTGCGGAAGCGGGCGCTGCCTGGACGCTGCTCTATCCCGAGTTTTCCGTGATCAACCCTTTTAAGAAAAATGTCCGCGTTCCCATGTATTACCTCGGTGCACACGACATCGAATTTGAAGAGTTCATGGAAGTCTGGCTCGAACTCAAAAAGAAAGAGGGGGTGTTCGACACACTCTACAATTATTGGATTCTCGGCAAAGACGACGCCGTCTCCCAGCCCCGCTGGTCCATCATCCGCAATGTCCTGCACTGGGTCGATTGA
- a CDS encoding class I SAM-dependent methyltransferase: MAFSFSYHSQHVTFETAPDLFSPKNLDRGTEAMLSTVTFEPGQRVLDLGCGYGVVGILAAKIVGPENVVMTDVDPLAVKTARRNAEQNNVAGVTILQSNGFQDHQETDFDWILSNPPYHEDFSVAKHFIMKGFNRLKIGGQMVMVTRRRLWYQKKLSSIFGGTDVHEIDGYFVFHAEKRRPTYAARKRRNR, encoded by the coding sequence ATGGCATTTTCCTTTTCCTATCATAGTCAGCACGTCACATTTGAAACTGCGCCCGACTTATTTTCTCCTAAAAATCTGGATCGGGGAACGGAGGCCATGTTATCCACGGTGACGTTCGAACCGGGACAGCGTGTGCTGGATCTGGGGTGCGGGTATGGCGTGGTGGGAATCTTAGCGGCAAAGATCGTGGGGCCGGAAAATGTGGTGATGACGGACGTCGACCCACTGGCAGTGAAAACCGCACGACGGAATGCCGAGCAGAACAATGTCGCGGGTGTCACCATTCTCCAAAGCAACGGTTTCCAGGATCATCAGGAAACCGATTTTGACTGGATCCTGTCGAACCCGCCTTACCATGAAGATTTTTCCGTCGCCAAGCACTTCATCATGAAAGGGTTCAACCGCCTGAAGATCGGCGGGCAAATGGTAATGGTCACACGGCGTCGGTTGTGGTACCAGAAAAAACTCTCCAGCATTTTCGGCGGCACAGACGTGCATGAGATCGACGGTTACTTTGTATTTCATGCAGAAAAACGCCGCCCGACATACGCTGCGCGGAAACGAAGAAACCGGTGA
- the carB gene encoding carbamoyl-phosphate synthase large subunit: MPRRDDIHKILIIGSGPIVIGQACEFDYSGTQACKALREDGYEVVLVNSNPATIMTDPDTAHRTYIEPITWQYIQKVIEIEKPDALLPTLGGQTGLNAAMDLARRGILDQLGVELIGAKESVIAKAESRDQFKEAMTKIGLDCPRSAVVHNMEEANAAVKDIGLPIIIRASYTLGGTGGGVAYNREEFEQKVRSGLALSPVNEVLLEESILGWKEYEMEVMRDQADNVVIICAIENFDPMGVHTGDSITVAPAQTLTDKEYQRMRDATIACMREIGVETGGSNVQFAINPDTGRMTIIEMNPRVSRSSALASKATGFPIAKIAAKLAVGYRLDEIRNDITRETLACFEPTIDYVVTKIPRWTFEKFPDADPVLTVQMKSVGETMSIGRTFKESLQKALRGLEIGHFGLGGGNKDLWGTSKQPSKDKIQAKLSVPNEERIFYVRYAFKFGLTTEQIHELCDIDPWFLNHIRQLVEFEDQIRQVARLEDMDYAFMKKAKQYGYSDKQLAFWLDSTEMDVRHYRKNLGIEATFKQVDTCAAEFEAFTPYFYSTYEQEDETPANTDHKRRIMILGGGPNRIGQGIEFDYCCCQASFALQELGIESIMVNSNPETVSTDYDTSDHLFFEPLTTEDVLNICDRMKPDGVIVQFGGQTPLNLARGLEAAGVNIIGTSPEMIDAAEDRERFQAILEKLELHQPPNGIATDTESARTVANKISYPILVRPSYVLGGRAMEICYDEESLVRYMNEAVNASPDHPVLVDQFLEDAIEVDVDAISDGITTLVGGVMEHIEEAGVHSGDSACVLPPHSLPDSVIDEIKRATHALARELKVKGLMNIQFAVKKTDDEYTVYILEVNPRASRTSPFVSKATGLSLPRVAAKVMAGVSLLEQGVTREPVPRHTSVKESVFPFSRFLGVDIILGPEMRSTGEVMGISEGFAMAFAKSQLAASTSLPSEGTVFISMADVYKDMMIEPARRLIELGFKIVSTSGTARVLKEAGIEVATVKKLKEGRPNLLDMMANEEVQFIFNTPSGKGSRTDEGKIRSASVSYGVTCVTTIPGCLAVVKALEALAADPTPQVRALQDWMAEIEVC; encoded by the coding sequence GTGCCCAGACGCGACGATATTCACAAAATATTGATCATTGGCTCCGGTCCGATTGTGATCGGGCAAGCCTGTGAGTTTGACTATTCCGGTACACAAGCCTGTAAGGCTTTGAGAGAAGACGGTTATGAGGTGGTATTGGTGAACTCCAATCCCGCTACGATTATGACCGATCCCGATACCGCTCATCGGACCTATATCGAGCCGATTACCTGGCAATACATTCAAAAAGTAATCGAAATCGAGAAACCAGACGCCTTGTTGCCAACGCTCGGAGGCCAGACCGGCTTGAATGCCGCCATGGATCTTGCCCGCCGGGGAATCCTCGATCAACTGGGGGTCGAGTTGATCGGCGCCAAGGAATCGGTCATCGCCAAAGCCGAAAGCCGCGATCAATTCAAAGAGGCCATGACGAAAATCGGCCTCGACTGCCCCCGCAGTGCGGTCGTTCATAATATGGAAGAGGCCAATGCCGCAGTGAAGGACATCGGCTTGCCAATCATCATTCGCGCCAGTTATACCCTGGGTGGAACAGGCGGCGGAGTTGCCTACAACCGCGAGGAATTCGAACAAAAAGTACGGAGCGGTCTCGCGCTCTCTCCCGTCAATGAAGTCCTGCTCGAAGAATCCATCCTCGGCTGGAAAGAATACGAGATGGAGGTCATGCGTGACCAGGCCGACAATGTTGTGATCATCTGCGCGATCGAAAACTTTGACCCGATGGGCGTGCATACCGGTGATTCCATTACTGTTGCACCGGCCCAAACGCTGACCGACAAAGAATACCAGCGGATGCGCGATGCCACGATTGCCTGTATGCGTGAAATCGGCGTTGAAACCGGCGGTTCCAACGTGCAGTTTGCCATCAACCCCGACACCGGCCGCATGACGATTATCGAAATGAATCCCCGCGTCAGCCGCTCCAGCGCGCTGGCTTCGAAAGCGACCGGGTTCCCCATCGCCAAAATCGCCGCAAAACTTGCCGTTGGGTATCGACTCGATGAAATTCGGAACGACATCACCCGCGAAACACTGGCCTGTTTTGAGCCAACCATCGATTACGTCGTCACCAAAATTCCCCGCTGGACGTTCGAAAAATTTCCCGACGCGGATCCTGTGCTGACCGTGCAGATGAAATCGGTCGGCGAAACCATGTCCATCGGGCGTACGTTTAAAGAGTCGCTCCAGAAAGCACTTCGCGGCCTGGAGATCGGCCACTTCGGACTGGGGGGCGGTAACAAAGACCTCTGGGGAACCTCCAAGCAGCCATCCAAAGATAAGATCCAGGCAAAGCTGTCTGTTCCCAATGAAGAACGCATCTTCTATGTCCGTTATGCTTTCAAGTTTGGACTGACGACAGAACAGATTCATGAATTGTGCGATATCGATCCCTGGTTCCTGAATCACATCAGACAACTGGTTGAGTTTGAAGACCAGATCCGCCAGGTTGCCCGTCTGGAAGACATGGACTACGCGTTCATGAAAAAAGCCAAGCAGTATGGATACTCCGACAAACAACTCGCCTTCTGGCTCGATTCCACCGAAATGGATGTTCGCCACTACCGCAAGAATCTGGGGATTGAAGCGACCTTCAAACAGGTCGATACTTGTGCTGCCGAATTCGAAGCCTTCACGCCGTATTTCTATTCCACTTACGAGCAGGAAGACGAAACACCGGCGAATACCGACCATAAACGTCGGATTATGATTCTCGGCGGCGGCCCCAATCGTATCGGGCAGGGGATCGAATTCGATTACTGCTGCTGTCAGGCTTCGTTCGCTCTGCAAGAGTTGGGCATCGAAAGCATCATGGTCAATTCGAACCCCGAAACCGTTTCGACCGACTATGACACCTCCGACCATCTGTTCTTCGAGCCACTCACAACCGAAGACGTGCTGAATATCTGCGATCGGATGAAACCCGATGGCGTGATCGTACAGTTCGGCGGTCAGACGCCTCTTAACCTGGCTCGCGGGCTGGAAGCCGCTGGCGTCAACATCATCGGAACCAGCCCCGAAATGATCGATGCGGCTGAAGACCGCGAACGCTTTCAGGCGATTCTGGAAAAACTGGAACTGCACCAACCCCCCAATGGCATCGCCACTGATACTGAAAGTGCTCGCACCGTCGCTAATAAAATCAGCTATCCGATTCTGGTTCGACCCAGTTATGTTCTCGGCGGCCGGGCCATGGAAATCTGTTACGATGAAGAATCTCTCGTTCGCTATATGAACGAAGCCGTCAACGCCTCCCCCGATCATCCAGTACTCGTCGATCAGTTCCTGGAAGATGCGATCGAAGTCGATGTCGATGCCATTTCCGACGGAATCACCACCCTCGTCGGCGGCGTGATGGAACACATCGAAGAAGCCGGCGTGCACTCCGGCGATTCTGCCTGTGTGCTGCCGCCGCACTCGCTGCCTGATTCTGTGATTGATGAAATCAAACGGGCCACACACGCCCTGGCACGCGAACTGAAGGTCAAAGGGCTGATGAATATCCAGTTCGCCGTCAAAAAGACAGATGACGAATACACGGTCTATATTCTGGAAGTCAACCCGCGTGCCAGCCGGACGTCTCCATTCGTCTCGAAAGCCACCGGGCTCTCTCTGCCACGCGTGGCTGCGAAAGTGATGGCGGGAGTCTCCTTGCTTGAGCAAGGCGTCACCAGAGAACCTGTGCCCAGACATACCTCGGTCAAAGAGAGCGTGTTCCCCTTCTCCCGCTTCCTGGGCGTCGATATCATTCTCGGCCCCGAAATGCGTTCGACCGGCGAAGTGATGGGGATTTCGGAAGGCTTCGCGATGGCGTTTGCCAAAAGCCAGCTTGCCGCCAGTACCAGTCTGCCTTCGGAAGGCACTGTCTTCATCAGTATGGCCGACGTCTACAAAGACATGATGATCGAGCCGGCCCGCCGACTCATCGAACTCGGTTTCAAGATCGTCTCCACTTCCGGAACCGCTCGCGTGTTGAAAGAAGCAGGGATTGAAGTCGCCACCGTCAAGAAACTCAAAGAGGGACGGCCCAACCTGCTCGACATGATGGCGAATGAAGAAGTACAGTTCATCTTCAATACTCCCAGCGGCAAAGGGTCGCGAACCGACGAAGGAAAAATTCGCTCGGCTTCCGTCTCTTACGGCGTGACCTGCGTGACCACCATCCCCGGCTGTCTCGCGGTTGTCAAAGCCCTGGAAGCCCTCGCTGCTGACCCCACACCGCAGGTCCGGGCACTGCAGGACTGGATGGCCGAAATTGAAGTCTGCTGA
- the amt gene encoding ammonium transporter — protein sequence MDLHQQIDIVWILVCSIFVLFMQAGFCCLESGLSRSKNSIHVAIKNIVDVSVVGILFWIFGFGLMFGTTSGGLIGTSHFPYINSGTNVFLSAFFLFQLMLCVTAATIASGASAERMRFTAYVVLAIVLGGLIYPVFGHWAWTSHFAGKAPGWLESLGFKDFSGSTVVHSIGAWAALASIMILGPRLGRFSNKNSARKFKGHNLTLATTGVFILWIGWFGFNGGSEFGFTAHVPQILINTFLASAAGAITLLIWQFYQRKHIEIENILNGLLAGLVASSASCDVIAHTSAVLIGIVAALVMEGGTWLLERSQLDDTIGVIPVHGFAGVWGTLAVAIFVPAEFLVNSRFHQFLVQLLGCAVCFIWCFSFCWVTLRVVSNFIRLRVTPEEEEMGLNMAEHGATTEMYELLNSMEQHIQGDSSPIKDLDEHSDVGLIAKQYNRVSEIRDQALKELKDRTDNLEIVRRELEEKAERLKQANKDAEAASRAKSEFLANMSHELRTPMTAVLGYTDLLVEESWGRPGSLKLLDVIKRNGNYLLELINDILDLSKIESGKLTIETIQFPLLEKLKEIQSLMSVRAENQEIRFKLKFKGKIPKEIKSDPTRLKQILINLVGNAIKFTPDGGKVIMETSFVTSESGAPMLQFKVQDTGIGMTAAQMKNLYQPFVQADSSTTRKFGGTGLGLAISKRLSNMLGGDLVCESVPKEGTVFTLTISMGDLESLEFHEDPMTALKAIRVSNQDGIFAAGAAAEKIKGVCSVLLAEDGIDNQRLISTLLKKEGAQVMLAENGDIAVRRALNAQENGKPFDVILMDMSMPVLDGYGATKMLREQGYQLPIVALTAHAMSGDREKCIEAGCNDYTTKPVNREKLREIVHTYQSFNSEEEPTKAVN from the coding sequence ATGGATCTACATCAACAAATTGACATCGTCTGGATTCTTGTTTGCAGTATTTTTGTCCTGTTCATGCAGGCCGGATTTTGCTGCCTGGAATCCGGTTTATCCCGATCAAAAAACAGCATCCATGTTGCGATTAAGAATATTGTCGATGTCAGCGTAGTCGGTATTCTGTTCTGGATTTTCGGATTCGGTCTGATGTTTGGAACGACGAGCGGCGGTTTAATTGGTACGTCTCACTTTCCGTATATTAATTCGGGAACCAACGTGTTTCTGTCGGCCTTCTTCCTGTTTCAACTGATGCTGTGCGTGACCGCAGCGACGATTGCCTCGGGTGCTTCTGCTGAAAGAATGCGTTTCACCGCATATGTGGTTCTTGCCATTGTTCTGGGTGGTTTAATCTACCCTGTATTCGGCCATTGGGCGTGGACGAGTCACTTTGCCGGCAAAGCTCCCGGATGGCTGGAGTCACTGGGATTCAAGGACTTCAGCGGTTCTACGGTGGTTCACTCAATCGGAGCCTGGGCTGCTTTAGCGTCGATTATGATTCTGGGTCCGCGGCTGGGAAGATTCTCGAATAAAAACAGCGCTCGTAAATTTAAAGGCCACAATCTGACTTTAGCCACAACCGGTGTCTTCATTCTCTGGATTGGGTGGTTTGGTTTTAATGGTGGAAGCGAGTTTGGTTTTACTGCCCATGTACCTCAAATCTTGATCAATACCTTTCTCGCTTCGGCTGCGGGAGCGATTACCTTACTGATCTGGCAATTTTATCAACGTAAACATATTGAGATTGAAAATATTCTGAATGGTCTATTGGCCGGACTTGTGGCCAGTAGTGCCAGCTGTGATGTGATCGCCCACACTTCAGCCGTATTAATTGGTATCGTAGCTGCACTCGTGATGGAAGGCGGGACCTGGTTGCTGGAACGCAGCCAACTGGATGATACGATTGGCGTAATCCCTGTGCATGGTTTTGCCGGTGTCTGGGGAACCCTCGCTGTCGCGATTTTCGTACCCGCCGAGTTTCTTGTTAATTCCCGGTTTCATCAGTTCCTGGTCCAATTGCTGGGTTGTGCAGTCTGTTTTATCTGGTGTTTCTCTTTCTGTTGGGTCACGCTTCGTGTCGTGAGCAATTTTATTCGGCTGCGGGTGACACCCGAAGAAGAGGAAATGGGGCTGAATATGGCAGAGCATGGTGCCACGACAGAAATGTACGAACTCCTGAATTCGATGGAACAGCATATTCAAGGTGATTCCAGTCCGATCAAAGATCTGGACGAACATAGTGATGTCGGATTAATCGCCAAACAATACAATCGGGTCTCAGAAATTCGAGATCAGGCACTGAAGGAGCTCAAAGATCGAACAGATAATCTGGAAATCGTTCGCAGAGAGCTCGAAGAAAAAGCCGAACGACTGAAGCAGGCTAATAAAGATGCCGAAGCCGCATCGCGTGCTAAAAGTGAATTCCTGGCAAATATGAGCCACGAATTACGCACACCGATGACAGCCGTTCTGGGATATACTGATCTGCTCGTTGAAGAAAGCTGGGGACGTCCGGGCAGTTTAAAATTGTTGGATGTGATCAAGCGAAATGGAAATTATCTGCTGGAGTTGATCAATGATATTCTGGATCTTTCCAAAATTGAATCCGGAAAACTGACCATTGAAACGATTCAATTTCCGTTGCTGGAGAAACTGAAAGAAATTCAGTCATTAATGAGCGTTCGCGCTGAAAATCAGGAAATACGGTTCAAGCTGAAATTCAAAGGCAAAATCCCGAAAGAGATCAAAAGTGACCCGACGCGCCTCAAACAAATTCTGATCAACCTGGTTGGGAATGCCATTAAATTCACACCTGATGGCGGAAAAGTGATCATGGAAACTTCCTTTGTAACATCGGAATCGGGAGCTCCGATGTTACAGTTCAAAGTTCAGGACACTGGCATCGGAATGACGGCTGCACAAATGAAAAATCTGTATCAGCCGTTCGTCCAGGCAGACTCTTCTACAACGCGTAAGTTTGGGGGAACCGGTCTGGGTCTGGCCATCAGTAAACGACTCTCCAATATGTTGGGGGGCGATCTCGTCTGCGAAAGCGTTCCCAAGGAAGGTACCGTATTCACTTTAACAATCAGTATGGGAGATCTGGAGAGCCTTGAGTTTCACGAAGACCCCATGACTGCATTGAAAGCAATTCGAGTCAGTAACCAGGACGGCATCTTTGCCGCTGGAGCTGCGGCTGAAAAGATCAAAGGGGTTTGCTCCGTGCTATTGGCCGAGGATGGTATTGATAATCAACGCCTGATCTCGACCTTGCTCAAAAAAGAGGGAGCCCAGGTTATGCTGGCAGAAAACGGAGATATTGCCGTCAGACGGGCACTGAATGCACAAGAGAACGGGAAACCGTTTGATGTCATCCTGATGGATATGTCGATGCCTGTTCTGGACGGTTATGGTGCCACCAAAATGTTACGGGAACAGGGATATCAATTGCCAATCGTTGCCTTAACGGCGCATGCCATGAGTGGTGATCGTGAAAAATGTATTGAGGCCGGTTGTAACGATTATACAACGAAGCCCGTCAATCGGGAGAAGCTTCGAGAAATTGTGCACACCTATCAATCGTTTAACTCAGAAGAGGAGCCAACAAAAGCGGTGAATTGA
- a CDS encoding DTW domain-containing protein, translating into MSASHPPTIIVVHPKERKSKCTVQTLRTHEDFIFWKYPRKEPEKLIHYVRLGMGGPQISPADAASGLLVLDGTWRLAEKMEPAFEELPVRSLPTWETAYPRVSKQFDDPSAGLATIEAIFIAYHLMGYETAGLLDGYYWAEEFLEKNRDQLI; encoded by the coding sequence GTGTCTGCTTCGCATCCCCCCACGATTATTGTCGTCCATCCCAAAGAACGAAAAAGTAAATGTACCGTGCAGACCTTGCGCACGCATGAGGATTTTATTTTCTGGAAATACCCCCGGAAAGAACCCGAGAAATTAATCCACTACGTTCGCCTGGGAATGGGGGGGCCACAGATCAGTCCGGCAGACGCTGCCTCGGGACTACTGGTTTTGGATGGCACCTGGCGGCTGGCGGAAAAAATGGAGCCCGCGTTTGAAGAACTGCCGGTCCGCAGTTTACCGACCTGGGAAACCGCTTATCCTCGCGTCTCCAAGCAGTTTGATGATCCGTCAGCCGGACTGGCAACGATTGAAGCCATTTTCATCGCCTATCACTTGATGGGATATGAGACAGCAGGCTTATTAGACGGCTATTACTGGGCCGAGGAATTCCTGGAAAAAAATCGCGATCAACTTATCTGA